The following coding sequences lie in one Lolium perenne isolate Kyuss_39 chromosome 2, Kyuss_2.0, whole genome shotgun sequence genomic window:
- the LOC127321978 gene encoding pyruvate kinase isozyme A, chloroplastic, translating into MAAAHSLLHLAAPKPPAPASAHPPLGGAALSLLRLLPARRPHRLVASCSSALPDLAAFPNPNGLLVAEPAEPVISHNVATETELRENGPRSTRRTKLVCTVGPATCGPAELEALAVGGMNVARLNMCHGDRDWHRKVIDAVRRLNEDKGYAIAVMMDTEGSEIHMGDLGGAPAAKAEDGEIWTFSVRSFEAPLPELTVHVNYEGFAEDVRVGDDLLVDGGMARFEVVEKLGPDVKCRCTDPGLLLPRANLTFWRDGSVVREKNAMLPTITSKDWLDIDFGIAEGVDFIAVSFVKSAEVINHLKSYIAARSRGSDIAVIAKIESIDSLTNLEEIIRASDGAMVARGDLGAQIPLEQVPSIQQKIVKLCRQLNKPVIVASQLLESMIEYPIPTRAEVADVSEAVHQRADALMLSGESAMGRYPDKALSVLSSVSLRIERWWREEKHHEALELDDVSSSFSGKISEEICISAAKMANKLEVDAVFVYTKGGHMASLLSRCRPDCPIFAFTNSTSVRRRLNLQWGLIPFRLTFSDDMESNLNRTFSLLKARGMIKSGDLVIALSDMLQSIQVMNVP; encoded by the exons atggccgccgcccactCCCTCCTCCACCTCGCGGCGCCCAAGCCGCCCGCCCCGGCGTCAGCCCACCCGCCCCTCGGCGGCGCGGCGCTTTCCCTCCTCCGCCTGCTCCCCGCCCGCCGGCCCCACCGCCTGGTGGCCTCCTGCAGCTCGGCCCTCCCCGACCTCGCCGCCTTCCCCAACCCCAACGGCCTCCTCGTCGCCGAGCCCGCGGAGCCCGTAATCTCCCACAACGTGGCCACGGAGACCGAGCTGCGGGAGAACGGGCCGCGGAGCACGCGCCGCACCAAGCTCGTCTGCACCGTGGGCCCCGCCACCTGCGGCCCCGCCGAGCTCGAGGCGCTCGCCGTCGGCGGGATGAACGTCGCGCGCCTTAACATGTGCCACGGGGACCGCGACTGGCACCGGAAGGTTATTGACGCAGTGCGGAGGCTCAACGAGGACAAGGGCTACGCCATCGCCGTCATGATGGATACTGAGGGGAGTGAGATCCATATGGGGGACCTCGGCGGCGCGCCAGCGGCCAAGGCCGAG GATGGAGAAATCTGGACATTCAGCGTTAGATCTTTTGAGGCACCTCTCCCAGAACTAACTGTTCATGTGAACTACGAAGGCTTCGCTGAAG ATGTGAGAGTTGGTGATGATCTTCTTGTCGATGGTGGAATGGCTCGGTTTGAGGTTGTTGAGAAACTAGGACCAGATGTTAAGTGCCGTTGCACAGATCCTGGTTTGCTGTTGCCACGTGCCAATCTTACATTTTGGCGGGATGGCAGTGTTGTCCGCGAGAAGAATGCTATGCTTCCTACAATTACATCTAAG GATTGGCTTGACATTGATTTTGGGATTGCTGAAGGTGTAGATTTTATTGCAGTTTCATTCGTCAAGTCAGCTGAAGTAATTAACCATCTAAAGAGCTACATTGCAGCAAGGAGTCGTGGCAG TGACATAGCGGTCATTGCAAAGATCGAGAGCATCGACTCTTTAACAAACTTGGAGGAGATCATCCGTGCATCAGATGGTGCCATGGTAGCCAGAGGGGACTTGGGGGCACAAATCCCCTTGGAACAGGTCCCTTCAATACAGCAAAAGATAGTTAAACTCTGCAGGCAGCTAAACAAGCCAGTCATCGTCGCTTCTCAGCTTCTCGAATCAATGATCGAGTATCCCATACCCACCAGGGCCGAAGTTGCCGATGTTTCTGAAGCAGTCCACCAACGTGCAGATGCTCTTATGCTTTCTGGCGAGTCAGCAATGGGGAGGTATCCAGATAAGGCTCTCAGTGTCCTCAGTAGTGTTAGCTTGAGGATTGAGAGATGGTGGAGGGAGGAGAAGCATCATGAGGCACTAGAACTTGATGATGTTTCGTCTTCTTTCTCTGGCAAAATATCAGAAGAAATCTGCATTTCAGCAGCGAAAATGG CTAACAAATTGGAAGTGGATGCTGTTTTTGTCTACACCAAGGGTGGCCACATGGCGTCCCTGCTGTCACGGTGCCGTCCTGACTGCCCGATCTTCGCTTTCACGAACTCGACGTCTGTCAGGAGACGGCTGAACCTCCAATGGGGCCTCATTCCCTTTCGCCTCACCTTCTCTGACGACATGGAGAGCAATCTGAACCGTACATTCTCCCTGCTCAAGGCCAGGGGCATGATCAAGTCCGGTGACCTGGTGATCGCTCTCTCTGACATGCTCCAGTCCATCCAGGTGATGAACGTACCATGA